A stretch of Miscanthus floridulus cultivar M001 chromosome 13, ASM1932011v1, whole genome shotgun sequence DNA encodes these proteins:
- the LOC136500035 gene encoding uncharacterized protein, translating into MATSSSSSKPADGLNPMAFISHIPPLEGGNYCVWQEKYELALALFENDLALTSLYRTKPVDPVRAENETDAGFTAQQRDHVEVRMKYDLDRKKWDILNSKCLMVAKSTISDAIRGSILDCDTAAEYLKRVESQFTGSSKAYTSTLIKKLFNEKYSGGGIREHILKMSNTTSKLKPMDLRLKDEFLIHLFFASLPKEYETFVVNYNM; encoded by the exons ATGGCTACgtcgagctcttcctccaagCCCGCGGATG GACTCAATCCTATGGCATTCATCTCACACATTCCGCCTCTTGAAGGGGGAAACTATTGCGTATGGCAAGAGAAGTATGAGTTGGCACTTGCGCTGTTCGAGAATGACCTAGCACTTACCTCTCTGTATCGTACTAagccagtggacccggtgagggcaGAGAATGAAACTGATGCTGGTTTCACTGCTCAGCAGCGAGATCATGTAGAAGTGAGAATGAAATATGATCTTGATCGTAAGAAGTGGGACATTTTGAACagtaagtgcttgatggtggctaagtccactatttCAGATGCAATAAGGGGATCAATCCTAGATTGTGACACCGCCGCCGAGTATCTCAAGAGagtggagagtcagtttactggctcttcaaaggcttatacTAGCACCCTAATTAAgaagttattcaatgagaaatactctggtggagggataagagagcacatattAAAGATGAGCAACACAACatccaagctcaagccaatggatttgaggctcaaagatgagttcctgattcatctattttttgcttctttgcctaaagagtatgaaacttttgttgttaattacaacatgtaG